From Deltaproteobacteria bacterium, a single genomic window includes:
- a CDS encoding C39 family peptidase, with the protein MSSGIIDYVNETDIYEPEPGGELDPQTLERIYPFDAYTIPEEILQFTKEHHFIRVPLLGQYNPIAKVENWCGRTSSSMLWNYYQKVSGEVNSKIDYISHWRGSSKTAPMDLRMPKTEAIAAKSYGLMNLLNTISDMNCSNDNILFKSEKTDSKSRLKEAGIIASSFEAQKDVFEPAIEALKANNPVIVYTGLSTDKKFGGHLVVIAGYCIMPDKDGTQKLWLLIADPASPQIGKGAMLTPLHSDSHVTFEHLGKLDENKHSLIHIVIGNWKGGRAYIYLMRASKFFEHNTTLPSKAEIWLDDPGNEHRGGKYIFRDKETPFVAGLVLSKGVRAGLCLPFQQDDNVLDSMARGFYEIEHAQNGFYPLATNRALHGGVHWPVPTNNAANGAYVRSMAPGYIVAARISKAPSAEDNKKFLKHDNGFILVRHEIVELDNEQNETGDHLPFYSLYMHMAPSLWPDDPSDVYKNAPWLKEFYLARYAAIINLDRKNGKLGKIFWATKEINADADAEAQVHENINTDLTKFMSITLRKESRALGYVKHPPGDLVQGFAALKQGAVVTFSDALLPVSYGTVLGVVKGAKSNDTHGALHWEVFAPANSSSAVEKLFDYAKDDLKLKVSEIAEVDAAKKDNLVDDEEAKKYFEDKLPDADDKHAAKAVFLAANSDYPLKTMGIQLRNFFQRRASFYIKDKKEPQYLEPSFTSKAEDEIAYRIQCYPLKLTINTQQYPVQNTDTRPMPYIIEVYYYESREKEKNRISFATAKKELSEDDFKADPLELDLLVPARAESMKIVTPDFYLNICDTEDIAQQTTYAERLISARWRGLFLQHISEWSAGGIADLIPKLRGNNMLPQSFLKLTDNEIIAKVLTTSWYGVPKAQDVESIDLAVPQEVPIVGKKGEELSLFDGDKAMLPANDITDYKSHAEVLNVHPISFLWLLNNAINAQKFRLIKDFNEVNADAEGAHDPVMWGFVLDDDGPFVTGQEISVVVIERGWSSNEISLILENNDKSASLQEFSITNDEGKNKSKYDKGMFVLSRTVPLWGEYTLKIKGYQGEPEQQGGAGLPTTIKLMQPIINEKFEPQKDSKTGLYKINMRFISGCPKALAGYLKFEYAKFSLPENITQTANWIVDSKTGSYVTGLKTGTHVTERFEFWEYSNKAEGLKQIAIALCTAIEVFGKATKMSISVVSVTDQGRKVFLEPTNAPKQSDKDLVEIENVLKAAAVEAQNADVTFVIKEAIIKKNKKTFQITASYNQIPSELSWNKVEKCLRLFGRFIDSQEGETEKEYGYIRRIRKKNGKPNDVKLADHFDFSEFANVVGSDEIKLHTQLVARLELLWWAHYNQGKNGNKHDFITVQALHPNGLTVAINCADCETQKGDKLDETRKIFEKCAIDLKVIEDNKEIPAFSEVVTESLKKRWPEKKDDRIVLVVSIAKPKLDTSGVVKFEFDPKEAFLEVLKAAAPNKNERVFINTSFGAFNGDNVDAYEGPSSTMDDIPPELDKSDSLSSVKDNVFKTLAKPMISSIQTTQNKSNIVLTAYLYGAEQDWSNANPQYFIDDKLLGNPNTADASQGAVCSAEISLTNKKGEATSYAGQSALNVELRTTNDDAMFDTERIKIEPAKVVIDTIPKLISPLTIEFLEEGYLHLHAKIYCCDVDSLKITCDTPNEKENMVSVKSVLKNAKNSLVEHCFEKVNIKYDGTGLGGVYEALLDQKHLAKGKTYHFVLMPKKDYKVFGIEISDKPSCEYIYKDEDDLNQIPE; encoded by the coding sequence ATGAGTAGTGGCATTATTGATTATGTTAATGAAACCGATATTTATGAGCCTGAGCCTGGGGGTGAACTTGATCCTCAGACGCTTGAACGCATATACCCTTTTGATGCCTATACGATACCTGAAGAAATTTTGCAATTTACCAAAGAACACCATTTCATAAGGGTACCATTGCTTGGTCAGTACAATCCTATTGCCAAAGTTGAAAATTGGTGTGGTCGTACCTCATCTTCGATGTTGTGGAACTATTACCAAAAGGTGTCTGGCGAAGTAAATTCTAAAATCGACTACATCTCACATTGGCGAGGTTCTAGTAAAACAGCTCCAATGGATCTTCGTATGCCTAAGACCGAGGCAATAGCAGCTAAGTCATATGGACTAATGAATTTACTTAATACGATATCGGATATGAATTGTAGTAACGATAATATATTATTTAAATCAGAAAAAACAGATTCAAAATCGCGACTTAAAGAAGCCGGAATAATCGCTTCGAGTTTTGAGGCGCAAAAAGATGTTTTCGAGCCGGCTATCGAGGCACTTAAAGCTAACAATCCCGTAATTGTTTATACAGGGTTATCAACTGATAAAAAATTTGGTGGCCATCTCGTGGTGATTGCTGGTTATTGCATTATGCCCGATAAAGACGGCACGCAAAAGCTTTGGTTGCTAATCGCTGATCCTGCTTCACCACAAATCGGTAAGGGTGCTATGCTAACACCGCTGCATAGTGATTCACACGTTACGTTTGAACATTTAGGAAAACTCGATGAAAATAAGCACTCGCTTATCCATATCGTTATAGGTAATTGGAAAGGGGGTCGTGCTTATATTTACCTTATGCGAGCAAGTAAGTTTTTTGAACATAATACTACCCTACCTTCTAAAGCTGAGATTTGGCTTGATGACCCAGGTAATGAACATCGAGGTGGAAAATATATTTTTCGCGATAAAGAAACACCATTTGTCGCAGGTCTTGTGCTCTCAAAAGGTGTTCGTGCTGGTTTGTGCCTTCCTTTTCAGCAAGATGATAATGTGCTCGATAGTATGGCTCGAGGATTCTATGAAATAGAGCATGCCCAAAATGGTTTTTATCCTTTGGCTACCAACAGAGCTTTACATGGCGGTGTGCATTGGCCAGTGCCAACCAATAACGCTGCTAACGGGGCCTATGTTCGCTCAATGGCGCCAGGTTATATTGTTGCTGCGCGTATTTCAAAAGCTCCGAGCGCTGAAGACAACAAAAAATTTCTCAAGCACGATAATGGTTTTATACTGGTTAGACATGAAATTGTTGAACTCGATAACGAACAAAATGAAACAGGCGATCACTTGCCATTCTATTCACTATATATGCATATGGCACCATCTCTTTGGCCTGATGATCCAAGTGATGTTTATAAAAATGCACCTTGGCTTAAAGAATTTTATCTAGCGCGTTACGCAGCTATTATTAATCTTGATAGAAAAAATGGTAAATTGGGTAAGATTTTTTGGGCGACCAAAGAAATTAATGCTGATGCTGATGCTGAAGCCCAAGTGCATGAAAATATAAACACCGATTTAACAAAATTTATGTCAATAACCCTGCGTAAAGAAAGCCGTGCTCTAGGTTATGTTAAACACCCTCCAGGCGATCTTGTGCAGGGCTTTGCAGCTCTTAAACAGGGCGCGGTTGTTACTTTTTCTGATGCATTACTTCCTGTGAGTTACGGTACCGTGCTTGGTGTTGTAAAAGGCGCTAAATCAAACGATACCCACGGTGCGCTACATTGGGAAGTTTTTGCGCCTGCCAACAGTAGCTCGGCTGTTGAAAAGTTATTTGATTATGCGAAAGATGATCTAAAGCTAAAGGTATCTGAAATTGCTGAAGTAGATGCTGCTAAGAAAGACAACTTAGTTGACGATGAAGAAGCCAAAAAATATTTTGAAGATAAATTACCAGATGCTGATGATAAGCATGCTGCTAAGGCGGTTTTTTTGGCTGCCAATAGTGACTACCCGTTAAAGACCATGGGTATTCAGCTGCGCAATTTTTTTCAGAGAAGGGCGTCATTTTATATTAAGGATAAAAAAGAACCCCAATATTTAGAGCCATCATTTACTAGTAAAGCAGAAGATGAAATTGCATATCGAATACAATGCTATCCACTAAAGTTAACTATAAACACCCAACAATACCCCGTGCAAAATACAGATACACGGCCAATGCCATACATAATTGAGGTATATTATTACGAATCTCGTGAAAAAGAGAAAAATAGAATATCTTTTGCGACTGCTAAAAAAGAGCTTTCAGAAGACGATTTTAAAGCAGATCCACTTGAACTTGATTTACTTGTGCCAGCGCGTGCCGAGTCAATGAAAATTGTTACACCAGATTTTTATTTGAATATCTGCGATACTGAAGATATTGCACAACAAACCACGTATGCTGAGCGGTTGATTAGCGCACGTTGGCGAGGGCTTTTTTTGCAGCATATATCAGAGTGGAGTGCGGGTGGTATTGCTGATCTTATCCCCAAACTTCGTGGAAATAATATGTTACCACAATCGTTTTTAAAACTTACAGACAATGAAATAATAGCCAAAGTACTTACGACTAGTTGGTATGGAGTACCAAAGGCTCAAGATGTAGAGTCGATTGATCTTGCAGTACCACAAGAAGTGCCGATTGTAGGCAAAAAAGGCGAAGAATTGTCGCTCTTTGATGGCGATAAAGCAATGCTGCCAGCAAATGACATTACTGATTACAAATCACATGCCGAAGTACTTAATGTTCATCCGATTTCTTTTTTATGGTTACTAAATAATGCGATTAACGCCCAGAAATTTCGACTTATAAAAGACTTCAATGAGGTGAATGCTGATGCTGAAGGTGCGCACGACCCGGTGATGTGGGGTTTTGTTCTTGACGACGATGGACCTTTTGTTACGGGGCAAGAGATTTCTGTTGTGGTGATTGAGCGTGGTTGGAGCTCTAATGAGATATCACTTATTCTTGAGAACAACGATAAATCAGCTTCGCTGCAAGAATTTTCGATTACTAATGATGAAGGTAAGAATAAGAGTAAGTATGACAAAGGTATGTTTGTACTTAGCAGAACAGTTCCGCTATGGGGAGAGTACACTCTAAAAATAAAAGGGTATCAAGGTGAACCCGAGCAGCAAGGTGGAGCGGGATTGCCTACTACTATAAAGTTAATGCAGCCTATAATAAATGAGAAGTTTGAACCCCAAAAGGATTCTAAAACTGGGCTTTATAAAATAAATATGCGTTTTATTTCAGGCTGCCCTAAGGCGCTTGCTGGGTATTTAAAATTTGAGTACGCTAAATTTAGCCTGCCTGAAAATATTACTCAAACAGCAAATTGGATTGTTGACAGCAAAACCGGAAGTTATGTGACAGGTCTTAAAACCGGAACGCATGTTACTGAGCGATTTGAATTTTGGGAATATTCTAATAAGGCTGAAGGGTTAAAACAAATAGCCATTGCTCTTTGTACGGCCATAGAAGTTTTTGGCAAAGCAACAAAAATGAGTATTAGTGTAGTCAGTGTAACTGACCAAGGTCGTAAAGTTTTTCTTGAACCCACGAATGCTCCAAAACAAAGTGATAAAGATTTAGTAGAAATTGAAAATGTTCTTAAAGCCGCTGCCGTTGAAGCTCAAAATGCTGATGTGACATTTGTGATAAAAGAGGCAATTATTAAGAAAAACAAAAAAACATTTCAAATTACTGCAAGCTATAACCAGATACCTAGTGAGCTTTCATGGAATAAGGTTGAAAAGTGTTTGCGGCTTTTTGGTCGATTTATTGATTCTCAAGAAGGTGAAACAGAAAAAGAGTATGGGTATATTAGACGTATTCGTAAAAAAAATGGTAAACCAAACGACGTCAAATTAGCAGACCATTTTGATTTTTCAGAGTTTGCCAATGTGGTGGGCTCTGATGAAATTAAATTGCATACGCAACTAGTTGCGCGTTTAGAGTTATTGTGGTGGGCTCATTATAACCAAGGTAAAAACGGAAATAAACATGATTTTATTACTGTGCAAGCATTACACCCAAATGGGCTTACAGTAGCAATTAATTGTGCAGACTGTGAAACACAAAAAGGTGATAAGCTTGATGAAACGCGCAAAATATTTGAAAAATGCGCCATAGATCTTAAGGTTATAGAAGATAATAAAGAAATACCTGCCTTCTCTGAAGTAGTTACAGAAAGTCTAAAAAAGCGATGGCCCGAAAAGAAAGATGACAGAATAGTACTTGTTGTCAGTATCGCTAAACCTAAACTAGATACATCAGGTGTAGTTAAATTTGAATTTGATCCTAAAGAAGCATTTTTAGAAGTGCTTAAAGCTGCTGCACCGAATAAGAACGAACGAGTATTTATTAACACAAGTTTTGGCGCATTCAATGGTGATAATGTTGACGCGTATGAAGGGCCTTCAAGTACTATGGATGATATACCACCAGAACTTGATAAAAGCGATAGCCTTAGTTCTGTTAAAGATAATGTTTTTAAAACACTTGCAAAACCTATGATTTCTTCTATACAAACGACGCAAAATAAATCAAATATAGTATTAACAGCATACTTATATGGTGCTGAGCAAGATTGGTCGAATGCTAATCCGCAATATTTTATAGATGATAAATTGCTTGGTAACCCTAACACTGCAGATGCGTCTCAAGGGGCGGTGTGTAGCGCTGAGATTTCTCTTACTAATAAAAAGGGAGAAGCAACTAGTTATGCGGGTCAATCAGCGCTTAATGTTGAATTAAGAACAACTAATGATGATGCTATGTTTGATACAGAAAGAATCAAGATTGAGCCTGCAAAGGTTGTTATTGATACAATACCAAAACTAATCTCACCACTCACAATAGAATTTTTAGAAGAGGGGTATCTTCATTTACATGCCAAGATCTATTGTTGTGATGTGGATTCGCTCAAGATTACATGTGACACACCAAATGAAAAAGAAAATATGGTGTCTGTAAAGTCAGTGTTAAAGAATGCAAAGAATAGCTTAGTTGAGCACTGCTTTGAAAAAGTAAATATTAAATATGATGGTACCGGACTTGGGGGTGTATATGAAGCTTTGCTTGACCAAAAGCATTTAGCAAAAGGCAAAACCTATCATTTTGTGCTTATGCCTAAGAAAGACTATAAGGTTTTTGGTATAGAAATAAGCGATAAACCATCGTGTGAATATATCTATAAAGACGAAGACGATTTAAACCAAATACCAGAATAA
- a CDS encoding 4Fe-4S binding protein, protein MTRVAELLFSRAAPLAFERIAHELIPRTGNPNRCCIQKDREIIRQRVIAVLGFGLEDTEELDQRLLADYVSVALARKKPDEPILSFINDACQACVKANYYITDVCRNCVAKPCIINCPKNAIEADEQRATIISTKCVNCGICQKVCPYHAIVYVPVPCEESCPAGAIQKNAEGREFIDYDKCIFCGKCIQACPFGAVVEKSQLVEVIVSLLSTKKTVAMIAPAIAGQFDGGIARLAGALKALI, encoded by the coding sequence ATGACCCGAGTCGCTGAGTTGCTATTCTCTCGCGCTGCTCCATTGGCTTTCGAGCGTATTGCTCACGAATTGATTCCCCGCACCGGAAATCCTAACCGCTGTTGTATTCAAAAAGATCGCGAGATCATTAGACAGCGGGTAATTGCAGTTTTAGGTTTTGGCCTCGAAGATACTGAAGAACTCGATCAACGTCTGCTAGCAGACTATGTAAGCGTAGCTCTTGCACGTAAAAAGCCTGATGAGCCTATTTTGTCATTCATTAATGACGCCTGCCAGGCATGTGTAAAAGCCAATTACTATATAACCGATGTATGTCGAAATTGTGTAGCTAAGCCATGTATTATCAATTGTCCAAAAAATGCTATCGAAGCTGATGAGCAAAGGGCCACTATAATTAGCACTAAATGTGTTAACTGCGGTATCTGTCAGAAGGTTTGTCCATACCATGCAATTGTATATGTGCCAGTCCCCTGTGAAGAATCGTGCCCGGCGGGAGCTATTCAAAAGAATGCCGAAGGTCGAGAGTTTATTGATTATGATAAATGTATTTTTTGCGGCAAATGCATTCAGGCTTGCCCATTCGGAGCAGTGGTCGAAAAATCTCAACTTGTTGAAGTAATTGTTTCGCTGCTTTCTACTAAAAAGACTGTGGCCATGATTGCTCCAGCTATTGCAGGACAGTTCGATGGTGGGATTGCAAGACTGGCTGGCGCTCTTAAAGCTCTCATCTAA
- a CDS encoding sensor domain-containing diguanylate cyclase: MNAVVPFDANNKEQLLPKLTHYLDYFRALSEVAKALTKSLKLDDATSTIGEAITQLLKPRDWSLLLIDEPTQELYFAVAMGEAADKIKNLRLKIGEGIAGWVAEHRESLLVPKVADDPRFCPKADQLTSFHTSSILCVPLICRDRVLGVIELIKGGDDPEPYQEEHLELLTPIADFAAIAIDNAITFERLQDMTIIDEWTGLYNARFLHRFIEEESRRAKRYRHDLSIVFIDLDHFKQVNDTHGHSVGSTLLCYIGDVIKTCIRDTDRAIRYGGDEFVIVMPETPKQGAIIVAERLRQNLADNEFVVGKAIIKITASMGVAAYPDDGSDGHAVLGIADQSMYRAKNCGRNSVIGANL, translated from the coding sequence ATGAATGCCGTTGTGCCATTTGATGCAAATAATAAAGAACAGCTGTTACCTAAGTTAACTCATTATCTCGACTATTTTCGCGCGCTCTCAGAAGTTGCAAAAGCGTTAACTAAAAGCCTAAAACTTGACGATGCTACATCTACTATCGGAGAAGCCATAACCCAACTTCTTAAACCACGCGATTGGTCATTATTGCTTATAGATGAACCAACCCAAGAGCTTTACTTTGCTGTTGCTATGGGCGAGGCTGCTGATAAGATTAAAAATTTACGCTTGAAAATTGGCGAGGGTATTGCTGGCTGGGTCGCTGAGCATCGTGAGTCATTATTGGTACCCAAAGTCGCTGACGACCCACGCTTTTGCCCGAAAGCTGATCAACTCACCAGTTTTCACACTTCAAGCATATTATGCGTACCATTAATATGCCGTGATCGTGTTCTTGGGGTAATCGAGCTTATTAAAGGTGGGGATGATCCCGAACCATATCAAGAAGAACATCTTGAATTACTAACACCAATTGCTGACTTTGCTGCTATAGCCATCGATAACGCCATTACTTTTGAACGTCTACAAGATATGACGATTATCGATGAGTGGACCGGTCTCTACAATGCACGCTTCTTACATCGTTTTATTGAAGAAGAATCACGTCGTGCCAAACGCTATCGCCATGATCTAAGTATTGTATTTATCGATCTCGATCATTTTAAGCAGGTCAATGACACGCATGGTCATTCGGTAGGTTCAACTCTGCTATGTTATATTGGTGATGTTATTAAAACCTGTATTCGCGATACAGATCGCGCAATTCGATATGGTGGTGATGAATTTGTTATTGTCATGCCCGAAACCCCAAAACAAGGTGCCATTATTGTTGCCGAACGCCTACGCCAAAATTTAGCTGATAATGAATTTGTGGTTGGCAAAGCAATTATAAAAATTACTGCAAGCATGGGAGTAGCTGCCTACCCAGATGATGGCAGCGATGGTCATGCAGTGCTTGGCATTGCTGATCAATCAATGTATCGAGCCAAAAATTGCGGGCGAAATTCAGTGATTGGGGCTAATTTATAA
- a CDS encoding bifunctional homocysteine S-methyltransferase/methylenetetrahydrofolate reductase, translated as MIPFREKLKNTVIVFDGALGTMFYAKGVYLNTCFDELNLTAPHMVQQIHQEYIQAGADAVETNTFGASSFKLEGYGLVEKQEEIHLAGVRLARAAAGPDRYVAGAIGPMGAPLEPLGRINVAQAREDFKRRCRALVKGGVDLIILETFIYLDEIELAIKALREECELPIIAQLVLGSETQIASGTPLTEAIDKLASFAPDVIGFNCAVGPKEMLGALEQVVNRTNIPFSLMPNAGMPKFIDGRTIYLTSPEYLAEYAKRFIQTGAHIVGGCCGTTPDHIKAVRRAVSALQPPTKRIDITPITNDNAPEVRPLARPEKSRLAARLSRGAFVTICELVSPRGISATRELIRARQLAFHGVDAINIPDGPRASSRMSALALALLIQREIGIEACLHYTCRDRNIIGMQSDLLGAWALGIRNILAVTGDPPKLGNYPNATAVFDIDAIGLVSLLSRLNFGLDLAGHPIGDPTGFHVAVGVNPGAINLDEELDRLERKIEAGAEMVITQPVFDLDLFERFYKRIEPLRVPLIAGIWPLVSLRNAEFLNNEVPGAHVPEAIMQKLRAATSKDDALKIGAAAAKEMLQQLQPHTNGVQIAVPFGKVDMVLEILETVLC; from the coding sequence ATGATACCGTTTCGTGAGAAACTAAAAAATACCGTTATTGTATTTGATGGTGCCTTAGGTACTATGTTTTATGCAAAAGGTGTCTACCTTAATACCTGTTTCGATGAGCTAAATTTAACTGCACCACATATGGTACAGCAAATACATCAAGAATATATCCAAGCAGGCGCTGATGCCGTTGAAACCAATACTTTTGGTGCTAGTAGCTTCAAATTAGAAGGCTATGGTCTAGTTGAAAAACAAGAAGAAATTCATTTAGCTGGCGTTCGTTTGGCACGCGCTGCTGCTGGTCCTGACCGTTATGTTGCTGGTGCCATTGGTCCAATGGGCGCCCCCTTAGAACCATTGGGTCGTATAAATGTTGCTCAAGCACGCGAAGATTTTAAAAGACGCTGTCGCGCCCTAGTTAAAGGTGGTGTTGACCTCATCATTCTTGAAACCTTCATCTACCTTGATGAAATTGAACTTGCCATTAAAGCATTGCGTGAAGAGTGTGAACTACCCATAATTGCACAGTTAGTACTCGGTAGTGAAACCCAAATTGCCTCGGGCACACCTTTGACCGAAGCTATTGATAAACTCGCTTCTTTTGCACCTGACGTTATCGGTTTTAACTGCGCTGTCGGCCCCAAAGAAATGCTGGGAGCACTTGAACAAGTAGTCAACCGTACTAACATCCCATTCTCACTCATGCCTAATGCAGGTATGCCAAAATTTATTGATGGTCGTACTATCTATTTAACCTCACCAGAATACCTAGCTGAATATGCTAAACGTTTTATTCAAACCGGTGCGCATATTGTTGGTGGTTGTTGTGGTACTACGCCAGATCATATTAAAGCCGTACGTCGCGCGGTCTCGGCGCTGCAACCTCCTACTAAACGCATCGACATTACCCCAATAACCAACGACAATGCCCCTGAAGTACGTCCGTTAGCGCGCCCAGAAAAATCGCGCTTGGCTGCACGCCTCTCTCGTGGAGCATTTGTTACTATATGCGAGCTTGTCTCTCCTCGCGGCATTTCAGCGACGCGCGAATTAATTCGCGCACGTCAACTAGCTTTTCATGGCGTTGATGCTATCAACATCCCTGATGGTCCTCGTGCTAGTTCACGTATGTCAGCTTTAGCATTAGCCCTGTTGATTCAACGTGAAATCGGTATTGAGGCTTGTCTACATTACACTTGCCGTGATCGCAATATCATCGGCATGCAAAGCGACCTATTAGGTGCTTGGGCTTTGGGCATCCGTAACATTCTTGCCGTCACCGGTGACCCACCTAAACTAGGCAACTACCCCAATGCCACTGCTGTATTTGATATAGATGCTATCGGGTTAGTAAGTCTACTTAGTCGTTTGAATTTTGGCTTAGACTTAGCTGGGCATCCTATTGGCGACCCAACTGGTTTTCACGTAGCCGTAGGAGTAAATCCCGGCGCCATAAATCTTGATGAAGAACTTGATCGACTTGAGCGCAAAATTGAAGCTGGCGCTGAAATGGTTATAACTCAACCTGTCTTTGATCTCGATTTGTTCGAACGTTTTTATAAACGTATCGAGCCGCTACGCGTACCTTTAATTGCTGGCATATGGCCATTGGTGTCACTGCGTAATGCTGAATTTTTAAACAACGAAGTACCCGGTGCGCATGTACCAGAAGCAATTATGCAAAAACTTCGTGCCGCCACCTCAAAAGATGATGCCTTAAAAATCGGCGCTGCCGCCGCAAAAGAAATGTTACAACAACTGCAACCACATACTAACGGCGTGCAAATTGCCGTGCCTTTTGGCAAAGTAGATATGGTGCTTGAAATTCTCGAAACAGTTCTTTGTTAA
- a CDS encoding ABC transporter permease: MLSLFVELYKYRQLLMRLIGRDLRVRYKRSALGLLWAFAEPLFMMALFSLVFSFFLRINTPNYPVFVLCGIVVWSFFQTGVVYSLTAISGNSGLIKKIYFPREILPLATVFGRFVHFFLSLLLLTPFLIWFNVPFTLALLYLPILALIELVLVCGAALMLTGFCTLYEDVAFLVNFAFMGLFYVSPVFYPVEMIPLNLRPWYMLNPVASLISAYRSVLLEGHIPALADLAPAIIFALILLVIGTKVFRHMQWQFAEVL, from the coding sequence ATGTTATCCCTTTTTGTAGAACTATATAAATATCGGCAATTATTAATGCGCCTGATTGGTCGTGATTTACGCGTACGCTATAAACGCAGCGCCCTTGGTTTACTTTGGGCTTTTGCTGAGCCATTATTTATGATGGCTTTATTTTCTTTAGTCTTTTCATTTTTTTTACGTATAAATACGCCTAACTATCCGGTGTTTGTTTTGTGCGGTATAGTTGTCTGGAGCTTTTTTCAAACTGGTGTTGTTTATTCTTTAACCGCAATCTCTGGCAATTCTGGGCTGATAAAAAAAATCTATTTTCCTCGAGAAATTTTGCCTCTAGCTACCGTCTTTGGTCGCTTTGTGCACTTTTTTTTATCATTATTATTACTAACGCCATTTTTGATTTGGTTTAATGTTCCTTTTACTTTGGCGCTCTTATACTTGCCAATATTAGCTTTAATCGAATTAGTATTAGTCTGTGGTGCAGCTTTAATGCTAACCGGTTTTTGCACTCTCTATGAAGATGTAGCCTTCTTAGTTAATTTTGCCTTTATGGGTTTGTTTTATGTTTCGCCGGTGTTTTATCCAGTTGAAATGATTCCATTGAATTTACGTCCTTGGTATATGTTAAATCCTGTAGCTTCTTTAATTAGCGCTTATCGCAGTGTTTTATTAGAAGGTCATATTCCAGCTTTAGCAGATCTTGCACCTGCCATCATTTTTGCTCTTATCTTATTAGTTATTGGCACTAAAGTATTTCGTCATATGCAATGGCAGTTTGCTGAGGTTTTATAA
- a CDS encoding ABC transporter ATP-binding protein, whose amino-acid sequence MTAAIHIENLSKQFILRPQNSRTLKETILRWSNRSANINKFTALSNINLTINKGKSVAIIGQNGSGKSTLFKIISGIIRPTAGDIMINGRIAPLIELNAGFHPELSGIENIFLNGAIYGMNTQEITAKLDAIKQFADIGDFIYSPVRVYSSGMMARLAFALAINIDADILLIDEVLAVGDISFQKRCIERILEQRRAGNTIVYVSHDLKSVKQIADRVVLLEHGVIRNAGEPNAIIAEYLESQGIKAAAEQ is encoded by the coding sequence ATGACTGCCGCTATTCATATTGAAAACTTAAGCAAACAATTTATTTTACGACCGCAAAATAGTCGCACACTCAAAGAGACTATATTGCGCTGGTCAAACCGTTCAGCTAACATCAATAAATTTACCGCCTTAAGTAATATTAATCTCACTATCAATAAAGGTAAGTCAGTTGCGATAATCGGCCAAAACGGCTCGGGCAAAAGTACTCTATTTAAAATAATCAGCGGTATTATTCGCCCCACTGCCGGCGACATTATGATTAATGGTCGCATCGCGCCTTTAATTGAATTAAATGCCGGGTTTCATCCGGAGCTTTCTGGTATTGAGAATATATTTTTAAATGGCGCTATTTATGGGATGAACACCCAAGAAATTACCGCCAAGCTTGATGCTATTAAACAGTTTGCTGATATCGGAGATTTTATCTATTCGCCGGTTCGTGTTTATTCATCAGGGATGATGGCGCGTTTAGCTTTTGCTTTGGCGATTAATATTGACGCTGATATTTTGCTTATTGATGAAGTGCTTGCGGTTGGTGACATTAGTTTTCAAAAACGCTGCATCGAGCGTATTTTAGAGCAAAGGCGCGCTGGCAATACCATCGTTTATGTTTCACACGATCTTAAATCAGTAAAACAAATTGCTGACCGCGTAGTGTTGCTTGAGCATGGTGTAATTCGCAATGCAGGCGAGCCTAATGCTATCATCGCTGAATATTTAGAGAGCCAAGGAATTAAGGCTGCTGCTGAGCAATAA
- a CDS encoding putative toxin-antitoxin system toxin component, PIN family, with product MKRAVFDTNIVVSGFLSPYGPPGRIVDWLRQGDLVAVLDDRIFREYAEVLTRPIFGLPANDITTTLAGIAERAEWVDIPPQDAYQLLPDPDDAPFVECASIARVPLVTGNLRHFPRRLIGRLVVLTPVEFIKQMHNI from the coding sequence ATGAAGCGTGCGGTATTTGACACCAACATTGTCGTCTCCGGTTTTCTCTCTCCTTACGGACCTCCAGGTCGAATCGTCGATTGGTTGCGGCAGGGGGACTTAGTGGCGGTGCTGGATGATCGTATTTTTCGCGAATATGCCGAGGTGTTAACGCGGCCCATTTTTGGCTTGCCTGCCAATGACATTACTACAACGCTAGCGGGTATTGCCGAACGAGCCGAATGGGTGGATATACCTCCTCAGGATGCCTACCAGCTACTACCAGATCCAGATGACGCACCATTTGTCGAATGTGCCAGCATTGCCAGAGTACCCCTGGTAACTGGCAATTTACGCCATTTCCCTAGACGCCTAATTGGTCGCTTGGTAGTGCTAACTCCAGTTGAGTTTATTAAACAAATGCATAACATCTAA